Genomic segment of Gasterosteus aculeatus chromosome 4, fGasAcu3.hap1.1, whole genome shotgun sequence:
ctttcgCAGAGCTTTGCAGAGTCTCATTGGCAGATGATTCTGtgagtgttgcttttttttttttttttctttggctcCTAAAACATTCAAGCGGCGTTCATGAAGTCTTATctgtttaaaaggaaaaagcgacatttcatttgtcttttgttaATCAGTAAGACAGTATTTGTGTTATTATGAAAcattgtgaagaaaaaaataatggagGGAATAATTCTAGTCGGCAGATATTTCTTTTTATCATGCAGGGAAACTAttgacattacacacacacacacacacacacactagaaatGGGTAAAATAGGAATTATGAAGCAACTTTTTCCTACGACAATGCTCATTCTTCATATCTTAATGTGCCCTGGAGAATTAATGCCCCTGCGGCTTTGTCCGTCTCAGGATGTGACCGAGGAGGATATCGAGTCGGAGCTGGCCGTCATCCATTCTCAGATGGCGTACGTCATGCAGTTACAAGGTCGGACGGACGAGGCTCTGCAGCTCTACAACCAGGTCATTAAGCTCAAGTGAGTGCCGCGTTCACGTAGGAGAAGACAATGCTGCCCAACCTGAAAGGAACGAGCAATATAATACACAACCTGACATCGTACCATGGAGCTTCTACACCGTCAACGTGATTTAAATCCCCATTGGGGGAGCCACAAACGTTCTATGCTCTTTAATCTACAGGCCGTCAGATGTGGGGCTGCTCGCTGTGACCGCCAACAATATCATTACAATAAACaaggtgagagtgtgtgtgtgtgtgtggcgataTTTCATCCTGAAAGCGCCATTGGGATCTCACTTCAGACCGACTCACTGCCAGAAATCAGTCAACAGGCAGAAAGCAAAATCCAGCGGGATGATTATTTGACCGaagctctttttcttctttcacagGACCAAAACGTGTTCGACTCAAAGAAAAAGGTGAAGCTGACCAACGCGGAGGGCGTTGAATACAAGCTGGCCACCAAGCAGCTGCAGGCCATCGACTTCAACAAGGCCCTCCTGGCCATGTACACCAACCAGGTAGctaagccgccgccgccggcgttCTGAAGGCGAGGACGAGCTCCAGCGGAGGGTTTCTCGCCCGGTTTTGGGCATCGTCTCTGATCGGGATTATTCTGCTTTGATGTCGACAGGCGGATCAGTGCAGGAAGCTGTCGTCCAGTCTTCAGTCTCAGAATCCGGGTCACCCGCGGCCGGTCCTCATCCAGGTTGCTCAGCTGTGCCGGGAGAAGCAGCACAGCCGCGCCATCGAGCTGCTGCAGGTAACTGAATCCTCCTACGCTGCTTTCCGATAACTATCCTGATGTTTCATTCCGTAACGTGGAAGCCGATCTTCACGCTGTAAAATATTAGTTACATTCCGACTTGTTGCGCGCATCTCTGTTGTGGCTTTCAAAAAGGTCTAAATTAAATGTTCCTCTTCGGTGCTACGTGCATCCATAGCTacaataatgataaaaacatgaatttatgAATCAAGTGTTTCTCTCGATGTCGTGCTTTTACTAAATGTTCTTTGGTTATCCAGCAATTCTCAGACCAGCATCCAGAGAGTGCGTCTGGCATCAAGCTGACCATGGCGCAACTGTATCTAATTCAAGGTGATTGCATGTTTACCAATGATTACGCTTTCATGTCTTCACAGGATGTTAGTTAAGAATGTTCCAGCTTTAACAAACACATCTTTGAGAAATGAAAGCAGGTCGCGTTGTTCAGCAGAGTAGTTCATGCGGTTTTATAGttgttgtaaaatgtaaataactAAACTGTGTGATTATGTGGTTAGAATAAGGTCACATGGTGGCCATTTGTGTTGTAATACTGTTTTGTGTCTCAGGTCACGTGACGAAAGCTTGCGATGTCCTGAGGTCCATTGAAGAGTTCAAGCACAAATCGGGGATGGTGAGTCTGGGCCGCCGCCGTTTTGTCACTCGCGCTGTCATTTCAGTCCCCTCTGACGCGTAAACGCTGTCGCCTGCTCAGGTTTCCGCTCTGGTAACGATGTACTCCCATGAAGAAGACATCGACAGCGCCATCGAGGTCTTCAAACAAGCTATCAAGCACTACCAGACAACGGAACAGGTCCGTGTCCCGTGGCTTAGCTTTCTGTTGGTGCTTCTGCTCACTCGGGGAAACAAAAGGGCTCTTCCAGGAACTTAAAGTGTCAAAACCGTTCCTGTTTTTGCACCCAAACAAAGAATAGAGAACAACGGCCTCCTGTAGTTTTGTCTGTGGGTAAAGCTTTCCTCTGCGAagccaacgtgtgtgtgtgtgtgtgtgtgtgtgtgtgtgtgtgtaatgtgtgtgttctcgCTCCTCCACAGCCCGGATCTGCTGTACACTTGGCGCTTGTACGAGAAGCTGCCAACTACAAACTGAAGTACGGCCGGAAAAAAGAAGCCATCAGTGATCTGGAGCAGCTGTGGAAGTGAGTTAGGGCCCATTTTTACAGCTGCgatttagtgttttttgtttccagcaaaCCCGGTTGGCTTATAGAGCAGAAAAGATGATGAAACGTCGACTTGCTGTTAATGGAATCATGCATTAATGCATTTGACTTTAACTGAAAGCTTAATCATTGATGCtcactttgtttcatttttacctGAAACAGGCAAAACACCAACGACATCCACACACTGGCACAACTCATCTCGGCGTATTCTCTGGTGGACACGGATAAAGCCAAATCGTATCCTTTTGGATCCACTGAAACTGAAGATGCTAGTTTGCCTAGAAACCGTTTTGGGAAGCTGATTCAGACATATTTCActcaaatatttttgttttgggttCATGTTTGAAATATAAATGGTATAACAAGACAACCAATTGGGAccaatttattttactttttaaatacaaaatgatttttttctttcaatcttaatttaattaaataattgtcAGGTGCAGCCCTAGAAAACCACGCCATAGACTCTATTCAAAAGACATAATGAAGGTGAAAATAATACTAAAATAGTATTATTTATATTGTGCCTTTCATAAAGAGAcgctcaaagtgctttaaaagaaacaaatcacAACGGGTATTTTAAGAGGTACAAAGTAATGAAACATATTTATAGTGGTTACACAGGATGAATTTATTCAGAGCCTGATTGTAACgtccttttgacttttttcttaaTGCGATCAAAGGTTTCTGGTCTGGACCTTTTGTTAGTTTAGGTACGTTAATCAGGCCGCAGCTGGACGACCAAGCGACCGCCAGCGAACATATTCACAAAGTTACCCTTTAAAAATCAAAAGTGTCCATTTGAAATGTAAAGCAGTTGTTTCCTCAGCGTCCCTCTCCAGCCTCAGCAAGCACCTTCCATCCGTCGACATGCTGGCCTTAAAGGTGGATGTGGACGAGCTGGAGAACTCCATCGCAGCCACCTACATCAGGAAAAAAGCGGCTAAAGTCACCGGAGAAAACGCGCCCAAAGAACAAACGTAGACctcatttctttcttcctcatcgGCTCGATGACGTTCAGGACACGATCCTCTGTGGCCTCACTGTCAACCCCTCTATGCTAACACATCGCCGTTTTCATTACAGCCAGGAAGGCGagatcaagaagaagaagaagaagaagagaggtaTGCCATTAATCTTTGTGTGGATTCAAGTTAAACAAATAACTGCTATTGAAAAAGTCTCTGGGCACTTTGACCTCTGTGGGCCGAGAGTAGAAatgaatacatatataaaaTGTGCGTGTAATGTATAGAAATATGAATGATCTTATACAAGATGCTTTTCAGGATCAAGACCACATCACAATCTCCTCATatatttttgatttaatttgaatttttttAGGAAAACTGCCCAAAAACTGTGACCCCAAAGCGACCCCTGACCCGGAGAGGTGGCTGCCCATGAAGGAGCGCTCCTACTACCGAGGcaagaagaaggggaagaagaaggagcagaTCGGGAAAGGCACACAGGGAACGACGGCAGGAGCGTCGGCCGAGCTGTGAGTAGTTTGACCAAGTCTTTTAAGCTTTTGTTTTCTGAGAGGACGGGATTGACGCCACTCGCAGGAAGTCTGTCTGTTAAATACAAATCCACTGACCGTCGGCCCGGCGCAGCATGAAGACCGGTTGTTTCCTGGGCTGAGCAGCTCCTGGTTTCGTGTTTCTTACCATCAATCACACACTTGTTTCAGGGTGAACTTATGTGCAAAATGTTCCCAGGACGATCCGATGTTTTGTCTGTTTCAGTGATGCCAGTAAGACGGCCAGCAGCCCCCCTACCTCCCCCAGACCAGGGTCTGCGTCTGGCTCCTCTGCGGCCCCCGCTAGCAACGTGGTCCCCCCGCGACAGCAGAAGCCTGCGGCCTCGGGGGCCACGCGCAAGAAGGCaccacagaagaaaaagaaggggggCAAAGGAGGCTGGtagagggggggcggcgggaaaCGCTGACTGTTGGTTTTTAGTTCAATTTGACTTTTTGTCCTggttattcatttaaatgtgtgaaacCAGAAGAGtctcctgtttttttgtgtcatttaatTTGCGTTCAGTACAAAAGAGAATTTAAAGAGTTCCATTGGAGTTCATCTTGGTTGCTCTgcaaaagcagtgttttggttttTAATTTGAGCTTTCTAGGTCGCAGTGAAACAGCAGATATTGACACTTTTTTCATTAAAGGTCAGAATAATGACATTTCTTGGTTACCTGGTGCTGCAAAGTTCAACCTCCTAATGAAGAGATTCAGATGGCATAAGATTCATGTCCCTCCTG
This window contains:
- the srp72 gene encoding signal recognition particle subunit SRP72, which encodes MASGGVSVASLWTEVNRCGQNGDFTRALKALTRILHENRDDVTALHCKIVCLVQNGSFKEALHVINTHSKTITGDVVFEKAYCEYRLNRVENALKTIEAAPEQTDKLKELYGQVLYRMERYDDCKSVYTDLIRNSQDEYEEERKTNLAAVVASMSQWEEAPLEDLGLPESTYELCYNAACALIGQGQLTESLNKLRQAEELCRVSLADDSDVTEEDIESELAVIHSQMAYVMQLQGRTDEALQLYNQVIKLKPSDVGLLAVTANNIITINKDQNVFDSKKKVKLTNAEGVEYKLATKQLQAIDFNKALLAMYTNQADQCRKLSSSLQSQNPGHPRPVLIQVAQLCREKQHSRAIELLQQFSDQHPESASGIKLTMAQLYLIQGHVTKACDVLRSIEEFKHKSGMVSALVTMYSHEEDIDSAIEVFKQAIKHYQTTEQPGSAVHLALVREAANYKLKYGRKKEAISDLEQLWKQNTNDIHTLAQLISAYSLVDTDKAKSLSKHLPSVDMLALKVDVDELENSIAATYIRKKAAKVTGENAPKEQTQEGEIKKKKKKKRGKLPKNCDPKATPDPERWLPMKERSYYRGKKKGKKKEQIGKGTQGTTAGASAELDASKTASSPPTSPRPGSASGSSAAPASNVVPPRQQKPAASGATRKKAPQKKKKGGKGGW